DNA sequence from the Nitrospiria bacterium genome:
GAGGTCGGTATCGTTGAACACGGGGAGGCCCATGAAACGATTCGCCATCATCACCGCCGCCGGCCCGGACCGGCCCGGGATCGTCGCCGGAATCACGCGCGTTCTCTACGAGACGGGCTGCAACATCGAAGACACCAGCATGACCCTCCTCCGGGGTGAGTTCGCGATGATGTTGATCGTTCGACTGCCCCGGCGTTTGGACGCCGGGGCCATCGAGGCCCGGTTCAAAATGGTCCGGGACGCCCTCGCCCTCTCCCTCCTGGTCAAGCCGCTTTCGGCGAAGGAGGCCCGCCGGGATCCGAGGCCGGGCGGACGCCCGTATATTCTTTCGGTCTATGGGTCCGATCGGCCCGGGATCGTCTACCGCGTCACGCACCTTCTCGCCGCGCGCGGTATCAACATCACCGATATGAATACGCGCGTGGTCGGTCCGGCCGGCCGGCCGATTTACGTCATGGTCCTGGAGGTCGATATCCCCGGGAAGGTTCGAATCGAGGGCTTGAAGGCCGCGCTTCGGAGGTTAAAGAAGGCGGTGAAGGTGGACGTCACCCTCCATCCGGTCGAGTCGGCTCAGCTCTGAGATGGCCGTCCAGAAAATCCTTCAATATCCCCATCCGATTTTGAAAACCCGCTCCGAGGCGGTTCAGACGATGGACGACCGGGTCGGCCGGATCATCAAAAATCTTCTCGACACGCTGGCGGCCTCGCCCGGCGTCGCCGTCGCCGCGCCCCAGATCGGCGAGGCCCGCCGGATCATCGTCTGCGATGTCTCGAGGAAAGCGAAGATCAAACATCACGGACGGATCGTCCTGATCAACCCGGTCATTCGACGACGGGAAGGAAGAAAGATCGTCCGCGAGGGCTGTTTGAGCGTCCCGGACTATACCGGAAACGTGAGCCGGTTCGAGACGGTCTGGGTGGAAGGGCTGGACCCGCTCGGACGGCCGGTGAGTCTTATGGCCGAAGGCCTGGAGGCGCTGGCCCTCCAACACGAGGTGGATCACCTGGACGGTTTACTGTTCCTGGACCGGATCGCCTCGCTCAGCACCGATCTCTTTAGACGAAAAACGTATTAATACAAACGACCTTGGTCCTGTTCCGTCGGCGGGTCCTGTCCTGCGACAGCCCCACCGTGCTCGCCACCCCGCCCGGTGTAGGGACCGGACCCCGGCTGCGCGCGGTGGGGCGCCGCGTCTGCGGCCACCCGCCGGGTGTCAAGCTACCAAGGTCGTTAATGTAAGCTAAAGGAGTGAACCGTGGCCGAAAAGATCATCGAGGTGGCGGCGGCCGTGATCATCCGGGACGGACGCTGCCTGATCACGCAACGCCTGGAGACGAGCCCGCACGGAGGGCTGTGGGAATTTCCGGGCGGCAAGCGCCATCCGGATGAAACTCTCGAGGACTGCCTCCGTCGCGAGTTGAAGGAAGAGCTGGACATTACGGCGGGGGTGGACGGGGAGATCAAGGTGATCCGGCATGCCTATACGGCCTACACCGTCCGCTTGCACTTCTACCGTTGCACGATCATCGGCGGGACGCCCCGAGCGCTGGGCAATCAGGCCTACCGATGGGTCCCCCTTTCGGAATTGTCGCAGTTTGAATTTCCCGAGGCGAACCGGTCCCTGATCCGGGACTTGCAGAATCCGGATTCAGCCCTGGGCGGATGATTGGAGGATATGGAGGAGACGGGTCAGGCGGTGGGCTTTTTCCTTGTCCTTGAGCTGGCTGTAGGCGTAAACCAAGTTGCGCAACATGCGGGTGAGAATGTCCCGAGCGGTCGCGGGAGCGAAGTGACTCGACTGGACGTCGTGCCCGGAGTTCAGCAGAAACCGGATGCATTCGTCGCGCGTCAATATCCGCCCCTGGTGGAAGGCATCCAGAAACAGACCGCCGTCCTCCCGTTCGTATTTCAACATGAAATGGCCGGGCAACCCGATTCCGGCGATCGGAAGACTCAAGCGCTCTGCGACGAGCAGGTAGACGACGGAAAGACTGATGGGGATCCCGGTACGACGTTCCAGAACCCGGTTGAGATAACTGTTGTCGGGATTGTAATAGTCCTGGGTGTTTCCGTGGAAACCCAGCTCCGTGAAAAGATGGCGGTTGATCCGCTGGATGATTTCCTCGGCGCGGTTCTTTCGGGGGAGGCGACCGGATATCTCGTCCGCGATCCGATCCAGTTCCAGATGGCTGTCGGCCCGATTGAGACCCGGATAGCGGAACTCCGCGATCAGGAGGGCGCCGTCTTCCAGATCCAGGTCGGCGTCCTCGCCGCCTGCGTACTCCCGGAAACGGTCCTCCAGGTCATTCTGGCGGATCTGTTCCACCACGGTCTGAATCTGTCCGCGGACGTGGGGAGCGGCATCGGTCTTGGCCCGCTCCAGGGAGGGGACCACGTCGGGTCCGATATCGATCAAGGTCTGCCGGACGAGGTCGACCGTTTTTTCATCCCGGTCCGACAGGAGGGTGAAGATGGCGTTGAGTTGTTGATCAAAGCCCGGATTCATTGTCGTTCACTATATCAAAAATGCGGGGGCCTTGCAACCTTGACATTTCCTCCGGGGTGAATTAAGATGCTTTAATATCCATCTGAGGAGTAACGAGGCCCGACGATGAAGCGCCCGCTGGCCGTGATGATGAACAGGAAGATGCGGACCATTCAGACGGGGGCGACCCTCCTGGAGGCGGCCCGGCTCATGCGGGAGGTACAGGTCGGCGCCTTGTTGGTGGAAGAAGACGGGCATCTGGTCGGGGTCGTCAGCGAGACGGACCTGGTCCGGAAGGCCATGGCCGAGGAACGGGAGATCAATCAGGAGCAGGTCCG
Encoded proteins:
- a CDS encoding CBS domain-containing protein; amino-acid sequence: MKRPLAVMMNRKMRTIQTGATLLEAARLMREVQVGALLVEEDGHLVGVVSETDLVRKAMAEEREINQEQVRTIMSSPIITIDIDRPASDASDLMSEKGIRHLAVTDSGKIVGVISVRDLLRYYKNWGSF
- the def gene encoding peptide deformylase — translated: MAVQKILQYPHPILKTRSEAVQTMDDRVGRIIKNLLDTLAASPGVAVAAPQIGEARRIIVCDVSRKAKIKHHGRIVLINPVIRRREGRKIVREGCLSVPDYTGNVSRFETVWVEGLDPLGRPVSLMAEGLEALALQHEVDHLDGLLFLDRIASLSTDLFRRKTY
- a CDS encoding transglutaminase-like domain-containing protein, whose product is MNPGFDQQLNAIFTLLSDRDEKTVDLVRQTLIDIGPDVVPSLERAKTDAAPHVRGQIQTVVEQIRQNDLEDRFREYAGGEDADLDLEDGALLIAEFRYPGLNRADSHLELDRIADEISGRLPRKNRAEEIIQRINRHLFTELGFHGNTQDYYNPDNSYLNRVLERRTGIPISLSVVYLLVAERLSLPIAGIGLPGHFMLKYEREDGGLFLDAFHQGRILTRDECIRFLLNSGHDVQSSHFAPATARDILTRMLRNLVYAYSQLKDKEKAHRLTRLLHILQSSAQG
- a CDS encoding ACT domain-containing protein — translated: MKRFAIITAAGPDRPGIVAGITRVLYETGCNIEDTSMTLLRGEFAMMLIVRLPRRLDAGAIEARFKMVRDALALSLLVKPLSAKEARRDPRPGGRPYILSVYGSDRPGIVYRVTHLLAARGINITDMNTRVVGPAGRPIYVMVLEVDIPGKVRIEGLKAALRRLKKAVKVDVTLHPVESAQL
- a CDS encoding (deoxy)nucleoside triphosphate pyrophosphohydrolase, yielding MAEKIIEVAAAVIIRDGRCLITQRLETSPHGGLWEFPGGKRHPDETLEDCLRRELKEELDITAGVDGEIKVIRHAYTAYTVRLHFYRCTIIGGTPRALGNQAYRWVPLSELSQFEFPEANRSLIRDLQNPDSALGG